One Branchiostoma floridae strain S238N-H82 chromosome 1, Bfl_VNyyK, whole genome shotgun sequence genomic region harbors:
- the LOC118411115 gene encoding multidrug resistance-associated protein 5-like isoform X2: MMTSEKKSTSKNGAAVPTLVDGTHLTEHGSGDSARETSVNGSTSNYRSTANLIEAPSSKDTSSKYSETLKILLPWRPTKKGSKFPLDDSGLFANIYVRWMDPLVRKATKGKIKPSDLFEPSPNDSAEAPSKRLRDLWEEEVKKKGIANASYYRVALRSIRTRWIASTLVLLLSLMCSFTSAAVIVRQLLEYTETPNPDFRIGIALVLGMLFTELMRVCTINLVYILNYRTGIRLMGGTLTLVFEKILHLRSLKDKSVGELVNLLSNDGMRLFELTTFGIFVVNTPILFIPGSVYTCFILGPWALVGVATFILFLPVQSLLGKIVAKVRRKCIGITDERVRMMSELLTSIKLIKMYAWEKPFTKKIGDVRNRERKKLETAGFVQAMSIAFNPAVPVIAAVLSFVGHTMSGNNLTPAQAFAVVSVFNALRYGLALLPNSVRAWGESGVAAKRIKSLLIMEELQPYREKPADPDTAVDIKAATFGWDVLDIKGEKKRKAEGSEKKGKGGPRGRGRGGAPAGKQAQKGKEGGMDEEEEERKRVPILFDIDLTIPKGSLIGVCGSVGSGKSSLISAILSQMRLMAGSVAVDGRFAYVAQQAWILNKSVQDNILFGQPFNQERYNRVVHACSLQADFKQLPDGDQTEIGERGVNISGGQKQRISLARALYADRDIYLLDDPLSAVDAHVGKHIFQQYIQTALKDKTVLFVTHQLQYLKDCNEILVLKHGRITEKGVHSQLMSAKKEYANLIHSFHEDGEEQEEGDMIVNQEDVEIMTKSPLKTESVQGSLKRKDSKRSSKRSLRREDSTRGSTRLRRSYSVRSTHSATSETAGHIEEPPEIEDLDVNPQDGKNQDLDAPKKQGDGPKALVTEEEKFRGSVTLKTYWSYIKASGGFIVCSCTLLLFILSTGSMVFSNWWLTLWLNQGSGVPYNESDPSTLNITENPRLNVYILIYGMCLVAVLVLAFIKGFCYVKVTLGASSRLHKAVFASILRCPMKFFDVTPTGRILNRFSRDLDEVDVRLPLNMQVYLETLFIVVASILNICVVFPWFVLALVPLGILFFLANYFFRHVIRELKRFDNIMRSPWFSHVTASIQGLHTIHAYQQEKEFLHNFITLLDRNNAAMLMYNMGTRWLAVRLDSMALVINTMAAVMVVVFHGQIPASLAGLALSYAIQTSGLLQLMVRTASETEARFTSVERITHYSNGLEEEAPARIKGTDPAESWPEQGQVQFDHYKMQYRENLPLVLKGIHCDIHTNESIGIVGRTGSGKSSLGVALFRLVEPADGVISIDGVDISKIGLQSLRSKLSIIPQDPVLFVGTVRYNLDPFNQYSDNQLWQALERSYMKDRISALEKQLEAPVIENGENFSVGERQLICMARALLRNSKIILLDEATAAIDSETDSLIQKTIHEAFTGCTMMTIAHRLNTVLNCDRIMVMEDGHLVEFDTPAALMSKTDSHFRAMLTASGTDVSRYLTGSAQTSATLGGEESGEEEYDTKL, encoded by the exons ATGAtgacaagtgaaaaaaaaagcaccAGCAAGAATGGTGCTGCTGTTCCTACACTGGTGGATGGAACACATTTGACAGAACATGGCAGCGGGGACTCAGCTAGGGAAACATCTGTAAATGGCTCCACATCAAACTACAGGAGCACAGCCAATCTTATTGAAGCACCCTCATCCAAAGACACAAGCTCAAAATACAGTGAGACACTGAAAATCCTCCTCCCTTGGAGACCGACTAAAAA GGGGAGCAAGTTTCCACTGGATGACTCGGGTCTGTTTGCCAACATCTATGTACGATGGATGGACCCTCTGGTACGGAAGGCTACCAAGGGGAAAATCAAGCCATCTGACTTGTTTGAGCCATCTCCAAATGACAGCGCTGAAGCTCCAAGCAAAAG ATTACGTGATCTGTGGGAAGAAGAGGTGAAGAAGAAGGGTATCGCAAATGCATCATACTACAGAGTTGCACTTCGGTCAATCCGCACCAGATGGATAGCTTCAACACTGGTTCTACTCTTGTCTCTCATGTGCTCCTTTACATCAGCG GCAGTGATTGTGAGGCAGCTGTTAGAATACACTGAAACACCCAACCCTGACTTTCGGATCGGCATCGCCCTTGTGCTTGGGATGCTCTTTACTGAGTTGATGAGGGTCTGCACCATCAACCTGGTCTACATCTTAAACTACCGCACTGGGATCAGGCTGATGGGAGGAACACTCACCCTGGTGTTTGAGAAGATCTTACACCTGCGCAGTCTGAAAGACAAATCTGTTGGAGAG TTGGTGAACTTGCTGTCCAATGATGGCATGCGGCTGTTTGAGTTGACGACCTTTGGGATTTTCGTGGTCAACACACCGATATTGTTCATCCCTGGGAGCGTGTACACCTGCTTCATCCTGGGCCCGTGGGCTCTCGTTGGCGTGGCTACATTTATTCTTTTCCTGCCTGTACAG TCATTGCTCGGCAAGATCGTGGCGAAAGTTCGACGCAAGTGCATTGGCATCACCGATGAACGTGTACGTATGATGAGCGAACTGCTGACCAGCATCAAACTCATCAAGATGTACGCATGGGAGAAGCCTTTTACAAAGAAGATTGGTG ATGTGCGGaacagagagagaaaaaagcTGGAGACTGCAGGCTTTGTTCAGGCTATGAGTATTGCCTTCAACCCTGCAGTCCCAGTCATTGCTGCTGTACTGTCTTTTGTTGGCCATACCATGTCTGGGAACAACCTGACACCTGCACAG GCATTTGCTGTTGTTTCCGTTTTCAATGCCTTGCGGTATGGACTGGCTCTCTTGCCAAACTCTGTACGTGCATGGGGAGAAAGTGGAGTGGCAGCTAAAAGGATTAAG AGTCTTCTCATCATGGAGGAATTGCAGCCGTACAGAGAGAAACCTGCAGATCCTGACACTGCAGTGGACATCAAGGCAGCTACGTTTGGCTGGGATGTCCTGGACATCAAAGGGGAGAAGAAACGAAAGGCAGAGGGGTCGGAGAAGAAGGGAAAGGGTGGTCCACGTGGGAGGGGCAGGGGTGGGGCCCCAGCAGGAAAACAGGCACAGAAGGGCAAGGAGGGAGGGATggatgaagaggaggaagaaagGAAGAGAGTGCCTATTCTATTTGATATAGATCTCACCATCCCTAAG GGTTCCTTGATAGGTGTGTGTGGCAGTGTTGGTTCTGGGAAAAGTTCCCTGATATCTGCAATTCTTTCACAG ATGCGATTAATGGCAGGAAGTGTTGCTGTGGATGGCAGATTTGCCTATGTAGCACAACAGGCATGGATCCTAAATAAGTCAGTCCAGGACAACATCCTGTTTGGACAGCCCTTTAACCAGGAGAG ATATAACAGGGTTGTTCATGcctgtagtctccaagcagacttcAAACAACTTCCAGATGGTGACCAAACTGAG ATCGGCGAGCGTGGTGTCAACATCAGCGGCGGACAGAAGCAGCGTATCAGCCTGGCCCGAGCCCTGTACGCTGACAGGGATATCTACCTGCTGGATGACCCCCTGAGTGCCGTAGATGCACATGTGGGAAAACACATCTTCCAACAATACATCCAGACCGCACTCAAGGATAAAACAGTGCTGTTTGTGACTCACCAATTGCAG TATCTCAAGGACTGCAATGAAATTCTTGTTTTAAAACATGGGCGCATCACTGAGAAGGGTGTGCATAGCCAACTGATGAGTGCTAAAAAAGAGTATGCCAACCTCATCCATAG CTTCCATGAGGATGGAGAAGAACAGGAAGAAGGTGACATGATTGTCAATCAAGAAGATGTTGAAATAATGACAAAAAG TCCCTTGAAGACTGAGTCTGTGCAAGGGTCACTCAAGAGGAAAGACTCCAAACGTTCTTCTAAGAG GTCTCTGAGAAGAGAAGACTCCACACGTGGCTCCACACGACTGAGGCGTTCCTACAGTGTTCGCTCCACACATAGTGCGACCAGTGAGACAGCTGGACACATTGAGGAGCCTCCTGAGATAGAAGATCTGGATGTGAATCCACAGGATGGGAAGAACCAGGATCTAGATGCACCAAAGAAACAAGGGGATGGCCCTAAAG cacTGGTGACTGAAGAGGAGAAGTTTAGGGGCTCTGTGACCTTAAAAACCTACTGGTCATATATCAAGGCAAGTGGAG GTTTTATCGTGTGTTCCTGCACTCTGTTGCTGTTTATCCTGAGCACTGGGTCAATGGTCTTCAGCAACTGGTGGCTGACATTGTGGCTCAATCAAGGCAGTGGT GTGCCATACAATGAGTCTGATCCCAGCACCCTGAACATTACTGAAAACCCCAGGCTGAACGTCTACATCCTCATCTATGGCATGTGTCTTGTAGCTGTCCTGGTGTTGGCATTCATCAAGGGGTTCTGCTATGTTAAG GTCACTCTTGGTGCATCGTCAAGATTGCATAAGGCTGTTTTTGCATCG ATTCTCCGTTGTCCGATGAAGTTCTTTGATGTGACCCCAACTGGGAGGATACTCAACCGCTTCTCAAGAGACCTTGATGAAG TTGATGTTCGCCTGCCACTCAACATGCAGGTTTATTTGGAAACTCTCTTCATTGTTGTTGCCTCCATTCTGAACATATGTGTAGTCTTCCCTTGGTTTGTGTTGGCACTGGTGCCCCTgggtatcttgtttttcttggccAACTACTTCTTCAGACATGTCATCAGGGAGCTGAAAAG GTTTGACAACATCATGAGATCTCCATGGTTCTCCCATGTGACTGCCTCTATCCAGGGTCTGCACACCATCCATGCCTACCAGCAGGAGAAGGAGTTCCTGCACAACTTCATTACCCTCCTAGACAGGAATAATGCTGCTATGTTGATGTATAACATGGGCACAAGGTGGCTGGCTGTCCGCCTGGACTCCATGGCTCTTGTCATCAACACAATGGCTGCCGTCATGGTAGTTGTGTTCCATGGACAAATCCCTGCATCACTAGCTGGTCTGGCCTTGTCTTATGCCATTCAG ACATCTGGGCTCCTACAGCTGATGGTGCGGACAGCTTCAGAAACAGAAGCAAGGTTCACTTCGGTTGAGAGGATAACTCATTACAGCAAT GGTTTAGAGGAGGAGGCACCAGCAAGGATAAAAGGTACAGATCCAGCAGAAAGCTGGCCAGAACAAGGCCAGGTGCAGTTTGACCACTACAAGATGCAGTACAGGGAgaacctgcccttggtgctgaaaggcaTCCACTGTGATATCCATACTAATGAGTCCATTGGGATTGTTGGCAGGACAGGATCAG GGAAGTCATCCCTTGGAGTAGCCCTGTTTCGTTTAGTTGAACCAGCAGATGGAGTCATTTCCATTGACGGGGTGGACATCAGCAAGATCGGACTGCAGTCCCTCCGCAGTAAACTGTCCATCATTCCGCAGGACCCTGTGCTATTTGTTGGCACAGTTAG GTACAACTTGGACCCTTTCAATCAGTACTCAGATAACCAGTTGTGGCAAGCTTTGGAAAGGTCCTACATGAAAGACAGG ATCTCAGCTCTTGAGAAACAACTTGAAGCTCCTGTGATTGAGAATGGTGAGAACTTCTCTGTGGGAGAAAGACAGCTCATCTGCATGGCTCGAGCCCTGCTCAGGAACAGTAAG ATAATCCTGCTGGATGAAGCTACTGCTGCCATTGACTCCGAGACAGACAGCCTGATCCAGAAGACCATCCACGAGGCCTTCACAGGCTGCACCATGATGACCATCGCTCATCGCCTGAACACGGTCCTTAACTGTGATAGGATCATGGTCATGGAGGATGGACAT TTGGTGGAGTTTGACACCCCAGCTGCATTGATGTCCAAGACAGACTCccacttcagggccatgttgaCAGCTTCTGGCACTGATGTCAGTCGATATCTGACAGGGAGTGCCCAAACATCTGCCACCCTGGGAGGAGAGGAGTCAGGGGAGGAGGAGTATGACACCAAACTGTAG
- the LOC118411115 gene encoding multidrug resistance-associated protein 5-like isoform X1, producing MMTSEKKSTSKNGAAVPTLVDGTHLTEHGSGDSARETSVNGSTSNYRSTANLIEAPSSKDTSSKYSETLKILLPWRPTKKGSKFPLDDSGLFANIYVRWMDPLVRKATKGKIKPSDLFEPSPNDSAEAPSKRLRDLWEEEVKKKGIANASYYRVALRSIRTRWIASTLVLLLSLMCSFTSAAVIVRQLLEYTETPNPDFRIGIALVLGMLFTELMRVCTINLVYILNYRTGIRLMGGTLTLVFEKILHLRSLKDKSVGELVNLLSNDGMRLFELTTFGIFVVNTPILFIPGSVYTCFILGPWALVGVATFILFLPVQSLLGKIVAKVRRKCIGITDERVRMMSELLTSIKLIKMYAWEKPFTKKIGDVRNRERKKLETAGFVQAMSIAFNPAVPVIAAVLSFVGHTMSGNNLTPAQAFAVVSVFNALRYGLALLPNSVRAWGESGVAAKRIKSLLIMEELQPYREKPADPDTAVDIKAATFGWDVLDIKGEKKRKAEGSEKKGKGGPRGRGRGGAPAGKQAQKGKEGGMDEEEEERKRVPILFDIDLTIPKGSLIGVCGSVGSGKSSLISAILSQMRLMAGSVAVDGRFAYVAQQAWILNKSVQDNILFGQPFNQESRYNRVVHACSLQADFKQLPDGDQTEIGERGVNISGGQKQRISLARALYADRDIYLLDDPLSAVDAHVGKHIFQQYIQTALKDKTVLFVTHQLQYLKDCNEILVLKHGRITEKGVHSQLMSAKKEYANLIHSFHEDGEEQEEGDMIVNQEDVEIMTKSPLKTESVQGSLKRKDSKRSSKRSLRREDSTRGSTRLRRSYSVRSTHSATSETAGHIEEPPEIEDLDVNPQDGKNQDLDAPKKQGDGPKALVTEEEKFRGSVTLKTYWSYIKASGGFIVCSCTLLLFILSTGSMVFSNWWLTLWLNQGSGVPYNESDPSTLNITENPRLNVYILIYGMCLVAVLVLAFIKGFCYVKVTLGASSRLHKAVFASILRCPMKFFDVTPTGRILNRFSRDLDEVDVRLPLNMQVYLETLFIVVASILNICVVFPWFVLALVPLGILFFLANYFFRHVIRELKRFDNIMRSPWFSHVTASIQGLHTIHAYQQEKEFLHNFITLLDRNNAAMLMYNMGTRWLAVRLDSMALVINTMAAVMVVVFHGQIPASLAGLALSYAIQTSGLLQLMVRTASETEARFTSVERITHYSNGLEEEAPARIKGTDPAESWPEQGQVQFDHYKMQYRENLPLVLKGIHCDIHTNESIGIVGRTGSGKSSLGVALFRLVEPADGVISIDGVDISKIGLQSLRSKLSIIPQDPVLFVGTVRYNLDPFNQYSDNQLWQALERSYMKDRISALEKQLEAPVIENGENFSVGERQLICMARALLRNSKIILLDEATAAIDSETDSLIQKTIHEAFTGCTMMTIAHRLNTVLNCDRIMVMEDGHLVEFDTPAALMSKTDSHFRAMLTASGTDVSRYLTGSAQTSATLGGEESGEEEYDTKL from the exons ATGAtgacaagtgaaaaaaaaagcaccAGCAAGAATGGTGCTGCTGTTCCTACACTGGTGGATGGAACACATTTGACAGAACATGGCAGCGGGGACTCAGCTAGGGAAACATCTGTAAATGGCTCCACATCAAACTACAGGAGCACAGCCAATCTTATTGAAGCACCCTCATCCAAAGACACAAGCTCAAAATACAGTGAGACACTGAAAATCCTCCTCCCTTGGAGACCGACTAAAAA GGGGAGCAAGTTTCCACTGGATGACTCGGGTCTGTTTGCCAACATCTATGTACGATGGATGGACCCTCTGGTACGGAAGGCTACCAAGGGGAAAATCAAGCCATCTGACTTGTTTGAGCCATCTCCAAATGACAGCGCTGAAGCTCCAAGCAAAAG ATTACGTGATCTGTGGGAAGAAGAGGTGAAGAAGAAGGGTATCGCAAATGCATCATACTACAGAGTTGCACTTCGGTCAATCCGCACCAGATGGATAGCTTCAACACTGGTTCTACTCTTGTCTCTCATGTGCTCCTTTACATCAGCG GCAGTGATTGTGAGGCAGCTGTTAGAATACACTGAAACACCCAACCCTGACTTTCGGATCGGCATCGCCCTTGTGCTTGGGATGCTCTTTACTGAGTTGATGAGGGTCTGCACCATCAACCTGGTCTACATCTTAAACTACCGCACTGGGATCAGGCTGATGGGAGGAACACTCACCCTGGTGTTTGAGAAGATCTTACACCTGCGCAGTCTGAAAGACAAATCTGTTGGAGAG TTGGTGAACTTGCTGTCCAATGATGGCATGCGGCTGTTTGAGTTGACGACCTTTGGGATTTTCGTGGTCAACACACCGATATTGTTCATCCCTGGGAGCGTGTACACCTGCTTCATCCTGGGCCCGTGGGCTCTCGTTGGCGTGGCTACATTTATTCTTTTCCTGCCTGTACAG TCATTGCTCGGCAAGATCGTGGCGAAAGTTCGACGCAAGTGCATTGGCATCACCGATGAACGTGTACGTATGATGAGCGAACTGCTGACCAGCATCAAACTCATCAAGATGTACGCATGGGAGAAGCCTTTTACAAAGAAGATTGGTG ATGTGCGGaacagagagagaaaaaagcTGGAGACTGCAGGCTTTGTTCAGGCTATGAGTATTGCCTTCAACCCTGCAGTCCCAGTCATTGCTGCTGTACTGTCTTTTGTTGGCCATACCATGTCTGGGAACAACCTGACACCTGCACAG GCATTTGCTGTTGTTTCCGTTTTCAATGCCTTGCGGTATGGACTGGCTCTCTTGCCAAACTCTGTACGTGCATGGGGAGAAAGTGGAGTGGCAGCTAAAAGGATTAAG AGTCTTCTCATCATGGAGGAATTGCAGCCGTACAGAGAGAAACCTGCAGATCCTGACACTGCAGTGGACATCAAGGCAGCTACGTTTGGCTGGGATGTCCTGGACATCAAAGGGGAGAAGAAACGAAAGGCAGAGGGGTCGGAGAAGAAGGGAAAGGGTGGTCCACGTGGGAGGGGCAGGGGTGGGGCCCCAGCAGGAAAACAGGCACAGAAGGGCAAGGAGGGAGGGATggatgaagaggaggaagaaagGAAGAGAGTGCCTATTCTATTTGATATAGATCTCACCATCCCTAAG GGTTCCTTGATAGGTGTGTGTGGCAGTGTTGGTTCTGGGAAAAGTTCCCTGATATCTGCAATTCTTTCACAG ATGCGATTAATGGCAGGAAGTGTTGCTGTGGATGGCAGATTTGCCTATGTAGCACAACAGGCATGGATCCTAAATAAGTCAGTCCAGGACAACATCCTGTTTGGACAGCCCTTTAACCAGGAGAG caGATATAACAGGGTTGTTCATGcctgtagtctccaagcagacttcAAACAACTTCCAGATGGTGACCAAACTGAG ATCGGCGAGCGTGGTGTCAACATCAGCGGCGGACAGAAGCAGCGTATCAGCCTGGCCCGAGCCCTGTACGCTGACAGGGATATCTACCTGCTGGATGACCCCCTGAGTGCCGTAGATGCACATGTGGGAAAACACATCTTCCAACAATACATCCAGACCGCACTCAAGGATAAAACAGTGCTGTTTGTGACTCACCAATTGCAG TATCTCAAGGACTGCAATGAAATTCTTGTTTTAAAACATGGGCGCATCACTGAGAAGGGTGTGCATAGCCAACTGATGAGTGCTAAAAAAGAGTATGCCAACCTCATCCATAG CTTCCATGAGGATGGAGAAGAACAGGAAGAAGGTGACATGATTGTCAATCAAGAAGATGTTGAAATAATGACAAAAAG TCCCTTGAAGACTGAGTCTGTGCAAGGGTCACTCAAGAGGAAAGACTCCAAACGTTCTTCTAAGAG GTCTCTGAGAAGAGAAGACTCCACACGTGGCTCCACACGACTGAGGCGTTCCTACAGTGTTCGCTCCACACATAGTGCGACCAGTGAGACAGCTGGACACATTGAGGAGCCTCCTGAGATAGAAGATCTGGATGTGAATCCACAGGATGGGAAGAACCAGGATCTAGATGCACCAAAGAAACAAGGGGATGGCCCTAAAG cacTGGTGACTGAAGAGGAGAAGTTTAGGGGCTCTGTGACCTTAAAAACCTACTGGTCATATATCAAGGCAAGTGGAG GTTTTATCGTGTGTTCCTGCACTCTGTTGCTGTTTATCCTGAGCACTGGGTCAATGGTCTTCAGCAACTGGTGGCTGACATTGTGGCTCAATCAAGGCAGTGGT GTGCCATACAATGAGTCTGATCCCAGCACCCTGAACATTACTGAAAACCCCAGGCTGAACGTCTACATCCTCATCTATGGCATGTGTCTTGTAGCTGTCCTGGTGTTGGCATTCATCAAGGGGTTCTGCTATGTTAAG GTCACTCTTGGTGCATCGTCAAGATTGCATAAGGCTGTTTTTGCATCG ATTCTCCGTTGTCCGATGAAGTTCTTTGATGTGACCCCAACTGGGAGGATACTCAACCGCTTCTCAAGAGACCTTGATGAAG TTGATGTTCGCCTGCCACTCAACATGCAGGTTTATTTGGAAACTCTCTTCATTGTTGTTGCCTCCATTCTGAACATATGTGTAGTCTTCCCTTGGTTTGTGTTGGCACTGGTGCCCCTgggtatcttgtttttcttggccAACTACTTCTTCAGACATGTCATCAGGGAGCTGAAAAG GTTTGACAACATCATGAGATCTCCATGGTTCTCCCATGTGACTGCCTCTATCCAGGGTCTGCACACCATCCATGCCTACCAGCAGGAGAAGGAGTTCCTGCACAACTTCATTACCCTCCTAGACAGGAATAATGCTGCTATGTTGATGTATAACATGGGCACAAGGTGGCTGGCTGTCCGCCTGGACTCCATGGCTCTTGTCATCAACACAATGGCTGCCGTCATGGTAGTTGTGTTCCATGGACAAATCCCTGCATCACTAGCTGGTCTGGCCTTGTCTTATGCCATTCAG ACATCTGGGCTCCTACAGCTGATGGTGCGGACAGCTTCAGAAACAGAAGCAAGGTTCACTTCGGTTGAGAGGATAACTCATTACAGCAAT GGTTTAGAGGAGGAGGCACCAGCAAGGATAAAAGGTACAGATCCAGCAGAAAGCTGGCCAGAACAAGGCCAGGTGCAGTTTGACCACTACAAGATGCAGTACAGGGAgaacctgcccttggtgctgaaaggcaTCCACTGTGATATCCATACTAATGAGTCCATTGGGATTGTTGGCAGGACAGGATCAG GGAAGTCATCCCTTGGAGTAGCCCTGTTTCGTTTAGTTGAACCAGCAGATGGAGTCATTTCCATTGACGGGGTGGACATCAGCAAGATCGGACTGCAGTCCCTCCGCAGTAAACTGTCCATCATTCCGCAGGACCCTGTGCTATTTGTTGGCACAGTTAG GTACAACTTGGACCCTTTCAATCAGTACTCAGATAACCAGTTGTGGCAAGCTTTGGAAAGGTCCTACATGAAAGACAGG ATCTCAGCTCTTGAGAAACAACTTGAAGCTCCTGTGATTGAGAATGGTGAGAACTTCTCTGTGGGAGAAAGACAGCTCATCTGCATGGCTCGAGCCCTGCTCAGGAACAGTAAG ATAATCCTGCTGGATGAAGCTACTGCTGCCATTGACTCCGAGACAGACAGCCTGATCCAGAAGACCATCCACGAGGCCTTCACAGGCTGCACCATGATGACCATCGCTCATCGCCTGAACACGGTCCTTAACTGTGATAGGATCATGGTCATGGAGGATGGACAT TTGGTGGAGTTTGACACCCCAGCTGCATTGATGTCCAAGACAGACTCccacttcagggccatgttgaCAGCTTCTGGCACTGATGTCAGTCGATATCTGACAGGGAGTGCCCAAACATCTGCCACCCTGGGAGGAGAGGAGTCAGGGGAGGAGGAGTATGACACCAAACTGTAG